From one Gemmatimonadales bacterium genomic stretch:
- a CDS encoding S41 family peptidase — translation MMKSFPRARWVALTSIVALSFASGGWLLRPRPSAEGGVYQQARLFEDVVATIHRHYVDSLGEGDLYQRASDALVKSLNDPYAELLVKDGYREYQRQMTGTEVDLGLEKTPTESGISGYGSFGAIAPGDQVLSINGKSTKGWSVRKLDEELRSGTGPTVTLVVLPKGARRAVVRRLTRTEVHVPAASEGMILQGNIGYVVLRRMSDGATDELRQAVDHLVAEGITGLVLDLRSNPGGLIREGVGVASLFLHPRDTVATSLGRSSGQMKTYLAGRSGEWNGLRLVVLVNRGTASSAELVAGALQDHDRAVLTGTPTFGKGVLQTTYPLADEVALKLTTARWFTPSGRSVQRPRADTAGGVGNRTPALQPRIFRSDAGRPVQDASGVLPDLLVRSIPRSDGERILIGILGDDLDHFRDVMVGYAAELRAARSVSNESFAVTPEMREGLFQRLQEAGVRLDRESFDQARGYVDEQLGFEIARELFGSDSMLRRQAKTDRQVQAALQILRASRTQQDALAMATAAQLTGRFR, via the coding sequence ATGATGAAATCGTTCCCTCGAGCTCGCTGGGTTGCGCTGACGTCCATCGTCGCTCTGTCATTCGCGAGCGGCGGCTGGCTGCTTCGGCCCCGACCGTCCGCGGAGGGTGGGGTGTACCAGCAGGCCCGCCTGTTCGAGGACGTCGTCGCGACGATTCACCGACACTACGTCGACTCGCTGGGCGAGGGTGACCTCTACCAGCGCGCTTCCGATGCGCTGGTGAAGTCACTGAACGATCCGTACGCCGAGTTGCTGGTGAAGGACGGCTACCGGGAGTATCAGCGGCAGATGACCGGCACCGAAGTGGACCTCGGACTGGAGAAGACGCCGACCGAGTCGGGTATCAGCGGCTATGGCAGCTTTGGAGCCATCGCCCCAGGCGATCAGGTGCTGAGCATCAACGGCAAGAGTACCAAGGGCTGGTCGGTGCGGAAGCTGGACGAGGAGCTTCGGAGCGGTACCGGGCCCACGGTGACGCTGGTGGTGCTGCCCAAAGGCGCGCGCCGGGCGGTTGTCCGGCGGCTCACTCGCACGGAGGTGCACGTTCCCGCGGCCTCCGAGGGGATGATCCTCCAGGGGAACATCGGGTATGTCGTGCTCCGGCGGATGAGCGACGGGGCCACCGACGAGCTGCGGCAGGCGGTGGACCACCTGGTAGCCGAGGGCATCACCGGCCTGGTGCTCGATCTGCGGTCCAACCCGGGAGGGCTCATCCGAGAAGGCGTCGGCGTGGCCAGCCTGTTCCTCCATCCGCGCGATACGGTCGCCACGTCGCTCGGCCGCTCCTCCGGCCAGATGAAGACCTACCTGGCCGGACGCTCGGGCGAGTGGAACGGCCTCCGGCTGGTCGTCCTGGTCAACCGGGGCACTGCGAGCTCCGCCGAGCTGGTGGCCGGCGCGCTGCAGGACCACGATCGGGCCGTACTCACCGGCACCCCGACCTTCGGCAAAGGCGTGCTGCAGACCACCTACCCGCTGGCCGATGAGGTCGCGCTCAAGCTCACCACGGCGCGCTGGTTCACCCCCAGCGGCCGAAGCGTGCAGCGCCCGAGAGCCGATACGGCCGGCGGCGTCGGCAACCGCACACCGGCGCTCCAGCCTCGGATCTTCCGTTCCGACGCGGGGCGGCCGGTGCAGGACGCCAGCGGCGTGCTGCCCGACCTGCTGGTGCGCTCCATCCCCCGCTCGGACGGCGAGCGCATCCTGATCGGAATCCTGGGCGATGACCTCGACCACTTCCGCGACGTGATGGTGGGATATGCGGCCGAGCTGCGGGCCGCCAGGAGCGTGAGCAACGAATCGTTCGCGGTCACCCCGGAGATGCGGGAAGGCCTGTTCCAGCGGCTGCAGGAGGCTGGGGTTCGGCTCGACCGGGAGAGCTTCGATCAGGCTCGCGGGTACGTGGACGAGCAGCTCGGATTTGAAATCGCGCGCGAGCTCTTCGGCTCCGATTCAATGCTGCGCCGGCAGGCCAAGACCGATCGCCAGGTCCAGGCGGCGCTTCAGATCCTGCGCGCCTCCCGCACCCAGCAGGACGCCCTGGCGATGGCCACCGCGGCTCAGCTCACGGGCCGCTTCCGCTGA